In one Saccharibacillus brassicae genomic region, the following are encoded:
- the ileS gene encoding isoleucine--tRNA ligase: MQRVDVREKARARDLRVLNRWNEENTFKQSIENREGKPNFVFYEGPPTANGVPHIGHVLGRVIKDFVGRYQTMKGFHVVRKAGWDTHGLPVELGVEKQLGISGKHDIEEYGVEKFIKKCKESVFTYEKQWRELTEAIGYWTDLDNPYITLDNKYIESVWNLLGTIHDKGLLYRGHRVSPYCPSCQTTLSSHEVAQGYEDVKDLSATAKFKLESGEYVLAWTTTPWTLPSNIALAVNPAMTYVKVQQEGEVLILAKNLTGSVLKGEFETLGELPGSELVGLSYDAPFHYFTPEKGHLILGADFVTDASGTGVVHLAPAHGEDDYRVCRENGISFINLVDSQGRFVDEVTDFAGRFVKDGETDIEIVKALSEKGRLYSKEKYEHSYPFCWRCHTPLLYYATDSWFIRTTAVKDKLVENNKGVKWYPEHVRDGRFGKFLDDLIDWNISRNRYWGTPLNVWVCEETGREYAPKSIADLRERAVDFVPEDIELHKPYVDAIKLKSPFAEGAVMTRTSEVIDVWFDSGSMPFAQQHYPFENEEAFKAQYPADMIVEGIDQTRGWFYSLLAVSTMITGEAPYKSVMATGHILDENGQKMSKSKGNVVDPWEVLEEYGMDAFRWVMLADSAPWNTKRFSKSVVGEAKSKVVDTIVNTHAFLTLYADIDGFDPAAHPFQVPTGRLDRWILSRLHSLVAAANEALEDNDFLSAAKGIEEFVDGLSNWYIRRSRDRFWGSGLTDDKLDAYRTLTEVLSTLARLIAPFMPVLAEDLYGNLGGQTSVHLADYPTAYASLIDAELERDMKTSQQIVELARNVRNENSLKTRQPLSELIVSMDREFDLTDYAEIVKDEINVKQIRIESGDSDFVDYTLKLNLKVAGKKYGKNVGFLQNHFKGMTAQETRAVVDNGHFNIASPEGEELQVTGEELLIEKKAKEGFASASGYGLTVALNTDVTPELEQEGWVREIVRAVQDTRKKLDLKVEQRVDLTLDVDAELQAALEAFDSVLRENVLVDGVSFGSEDGMERMTLGGKEVGIKIR, from the coding sequence ATGCAAAGAGTCGATGTCAGAGAAAAAGCGCGCGCGCGCGACCTGCGGGTGTTGAACCGTTGGAATGAAGAGAATACGTTCAAGCAGTCGATCGAGAACCGCGAAGGCAAGCCGAACTTCGTCTTCTACGAAGGACCGCCGACCGCAAACGGAGTGCCGCATATCGGACACGTGCTGGGACGCGTCATCAAGGACTTCGTCGGTCGCTACCAGACGATGAAAGGCTTCCACGTCGTTCGCAAAGCGGGCTGGGATACGCACGGCCTGCCGGTCGAGCTGGGCGTGGAGAAACAGCTCGGCATCTCCGGCAAGCACGATATCGAAGAGTACGGTGTCGAGAAATTTATCAAAAAGTGCAAAGAGAGCGTGTTTACGTACGAGAAGCAGTGGCGCGAGCTGACCGAAGCGATCGGCTACTGGACGGATCTCGACAACCCGTACATCACGCTGGACAACAAATATATCGAAAGCGTCTGGAACCTGCTCGGCACGATCCACGACAAAGGGCTGTTGTACCGCGGACACCGCGTCAGCCCGTACTGTCCTTCGTGCCAGACGACGCTGAGCTCGCACGAAGTGGCGCAGGGCTACGAAGACGTCAAAGACCTGAGCGCGACCGCCAAGTTCAAGCTTGAGAGCGGCGAGTACGTGCTGGCCTGGACGACGACGCCGTGGACGCTGCCTTCGAACATCGCGCTGGCCGTCAATCCGGCGATGACGTACGTCAAAGTACAGCAGGAAGGCGAAGTGCTGATCCTGGCGAAAAACTTGACGGGCAGCGTGCTCAAAGGCGAGTTCGAGACGCTGGGCGAACTGCCGGGCTCTGAACTGGTCGGCTTGAGCTACGACGCGCCGTTCCATTACTTCACGCCGGAAAAAGGGCATCTGATCCTCGGCGCGGACTTCGTCACGGACGCGAGCGGTACGGGCGTCGTGCATCTGGCGCCGGCGCACGGCGAAGACGATTACCGCGTCTGCCGCGAGAACGGGATCAGCTTTATCAACCTGGTCGATTCGCAGGGCCGCTTCGTCGACGAAGTGACCGATTTTGCCGGACGTTTCGTCAAAGACGGCGAGACCGATATCGAGATCGTCAAAGCGCTGTCGGAAAAAGGACGTCTCTACAGCAAAGAAAAATACGAGCACAGCTATCCGTTTTGCTGGAGATGCCACACGCCGCTGCTGTATTACGCGACAGACAGCTGGTTTATCCGCACGACGGCCGTCAAAGACAAACTGGTCGAAAACAACAAAGGCGTCAAATGGTATCCGGAACATGTGCGCGACGGCCGTTTCGGCAAATTCCTCGATGACCTGATCGACTGGAACATCAGCCGCAACCGCTACTGGGGCACGCCGCTCAACGTCTGGGTATGCGAAGAGACAGGCAGGGAATACGCGCCGAAGAGCATCGCCGACCTGCGCGAGCGCGCGGTTGATTTCGTGCCGGAAGACATCGAGCTGCACAAGCCTTACGTGGACGCGATCAAGCTGAAGTCCCCGTTCGCCGAAGGCGCGGTCATGACCCGGACGTCCGAAGTGATCGACGTCTGGTTCGACAGCGGTTCGATGCCGTTTGCCCAGCAGCATTATCCGTTCGAAAACGAAGAAGCGTTCAAAGCGCAGTATCCGGCCGACATGATCGTCGAAGGTATCGACCAGACGCGCGGCTGGTTCTACAGCCTGCTCGCGGTCTCGACGATGATCACGGGCGAAGCGCCGTACAAATCCGTTATGGCGACCGGACATATCCTGGACGAGAACGGCCAGAAAATGTCCAAGTCCAAAGGCAACGTCGTCGATCCGTGGGAAGTGCTCGAAGAATACGGCATGGACGCGTTCCGCTGGGTGATGCTGGCCGACAGCGCGCCGTGGAACACGAAGCGCTTTTCCAAAAGCGTCGTCGGCGAAGCCAAGTCCAAAGTCGTCGACACGATCGTCAACACGCACGCGTTCCTGACGCTGTACGCGGACATCGACGGATTCGATCCGGCGGCGCATCCTTTCCAGGTGCCGACCGGACGTCTGGATCGCTGGATTCTGTCGCGCCTGCACAGCCTGGTGGCGGCCGCGAACGAAGCGCTTGAAGACAACGACTTCCTGAGCGCCGCCAAAGGCATCGAAGAATTCGTCGACGGCCTGAGCAACTGGTATATCCGCCGTTCGCGCGACCGGTTCTGGGGCAGCGGCCTGACGGACGACAAGCTCGACGCGTACCGCACGCTGACCGAAGTGCTCTCGACGCTCGCGCGCCTGATCGCTCCGTTCATGCCGGTATTGGCCGAAGACCTGTACGGCAACCTGGGCGGACAGACGAGCGTGCATCTGGCGGATTATCCGACGGCCTACGCTTCGCTGATCGACGCGGAACTGGAACGCGACATGAAGACGTCGCAGCAGATCGTGGAACTGGCCCGCAACGTGCGCAACGAGAACAGCCTGAAGACGCGCCAGCCGCTGTCCGAGCTGATCGTCTCGATGGACCGCGAGTTCGACCTGACCGATTACGCGGAGATCGTCAAGGACGAGATCAACGTGAAGCAGATCCGGATCGAGAGCGGAGACAGCGACTTCGTCGACTACACGCTCAAGCTGAACCTCAAAGTGGCAGGCAAAAAGTACGGCAAAAACGTCGGCTTCCTGCAAAACCACTTCAAAGGCATGACGGCGCAGGAGACGCGTGCGGTCGTGGACAACGGACACTTCAATATCGCGTCGCCGGAAGGCGAAGAACTTCAAGTGACGGGCGAAGAGCTGCTGATCGAGAAAAAAGCGAAAGAAGGATTCGCGTCCGCGTCCGGCTACGGCCTGACGGTGGCGCTGAACACCGACGTGACGCCTGAACTCGAACAGGAAGGCTGGGTTCGCGAGATCGTCCGGGCCGTGCAGGATACGCGCAAAAAGCTCGACCTCAAAGTCGAGCAGCGCGTCGACCTGACGCTCGACGTCGACGCCGAACTGCAGGCCGCGCTCGAAGCGTTCGATTCCGTGCTGCGCGAGAACGTGCTCGTGGACGGCGTATCGTTCGGCTCGGAAGACGGCATGGAGAGAATGACGCTCGGCGGCAAGGAAGTCGGCATCAAGATTCGCTAG
- a CDS encoding DivIVA domain-containing protein, giving the protein MALTPLDIHNKEFSRRLRGYDEDEVNEFLDQVIKDYESVIRENKDLLHRMTSMEERLNHFMNLEDTLSKTIIVAQEAADEVRGNAKKEAQLIVKEAEKNADRIINESLVKSRKVAVEMEELKKQASIYRTRFRTLIEAQLELLAQDGWDALDRQSRELDREMEQAQAERRRASESY; this is encoded by the coding sequence ATGGCATTAACACCGCTGGATATACATAACAAAGAATTCAGCCGGCGTCTTCGCGGATACGATGAAGATGAAGTCAACGAGTTTTTGGATCAGGTGATCAAAGACTACGAGAGCGTCATTCGCGAAAATAAAGATCTTCTGCACCGCATGACGTCGATGGAAGAGCGTCTCAACCATTTCATGAACCTGGAAGACACGCTGAGCAAGACGATCATCGTGGCGCAGGAAGCGGCGGACGAAGTACGCGGCAACGCGAAGAAGGAAGCCCAGCTGATCGTGAAGGAAGCGGAGAAAAACGCCGATCGCATCATCAACGAATCTTTGGTCAAATCGCGCAAAGTCGCCGTGGAGATGGAAGAGCTCAAGAAGCAGGCGTCCATCTACCGCACCCGTTTCCGGACGCTGATCGAAGCGCAGCTCGAACTGCTCGCCCAGGACGGCTGGGACGCGCTGGATCGCCAGAGCCGCGAACTCGATCGCGAGATGGAGCAGGCCCAGGCCGAACGCCGCCGCGCGAGCGAATCGTACTAG